The segment ATTATCGCTGGGGCCAACGAAAAGACCGACAAGTCGATCAGCGCCCAGCAGTATGACCGGATGAAGGAGCAGTTTGGTCTGAACAAGCATTGGACGCTTGGCTATGTCGATTGGTTGAGCGGCGTGGTTCGGGGAGACCTGCAGAACTCACTGACGCAGCCCAATACGGTCTCTTATCTGATCCGAGAACGCTTCAAAGCGACGCTATTGCTAACGACCACGTCGCTGGTTCTGGCCTATTTGCTGTCGATCCCGCTGGGGCTCTATTCGTCGGCGAGAAATGGGACGGTCGTGGAACGTGGAACGTCGATAACGCTCTACATGCTCTATTCCGTTCCGGTCTTCGTCGCGGCGCTCTATCTGCAGATTTTTCTGCACGTCAAAATGGGGTGGTTGCCGCTCGATCGGATCGTTAGTTCGGACTACAGCGAGCTGTCGACGTTTGGCAAGACGTGGGATCTGTTTCGGCATTCGCTGATGCCGGTGCTCTGTTTCACCTACACGTCGCTCGCTTATTACACGCGCTTTATCAAAGCGAACATGCAGGAAGTGGTGCAGCAAGACTACATTCGCACCGCGAAAGCGAAAGGGGTTGG is part of the Blastopirellula sediminis genome and harbors:
- a CDS encoding ABC transporter permease, which translates into the protein MLTYIVRRLMISVLTLIIITAFVYGLVRAMPGSPLTAIIAGANEKTDKSISAQQYDRMKEQFGLNKHWTLGYVDWLSGVVRGDLQNSLTQPNTVSYLIRERFKATLLLTTTSLVLAYLLSIPLGLYSSARNGTVVERGTSITLYMLYSVPVFVAALYLQIFLHVKMGWLPLDRIVSSDYSELSTFGKTWDLFRHSLMPVLCFTYTSLAYYTRFIKANMQEVVQQDYIRTAKAKGVGPFKILTVHAFRNTMIPFVTLIGMTLPALLGGAIIIEKIYSWPGMGALFLEAISQRDYPLVMGLVLMFSSLTLLGQLLADVLYGVVDPRISYS